One Bradyrhizobium sp. CCGB12 genomic window carries:
- the trbL gene encoding P-type conjugative transfer protein TrbL produces the protein MTGTGIIDQFLETFTRYIDNGFGLLGSDVGYLATTLAAIDITLAALFWSWGPDEDIIARLVKKTLFVGVFAYLIGNWNSLARIVFESFAVLGLKASGASLSASDFLRPGKIAQVGLDAGRPLLDSISNLMGYISFFENFVQIVVLLFAWVVVLLAFFILAIQLFVTLIEFKLTTLAGFVLIPFGLFGKTAFAAERVLGNVISSGIKVLVLAVIVGIGSTLFSQFTAGFGGAQPTIEDAMTLVLAALSLLGLGIFGPGIANGLVSGGPQLGAGAAIGTGLAAGGVVAAGAGLAAGGAGLAGSTIAGAARGGGAVVSGVSAAYRSGGLAGVAEAGGPAAMSPLRRAGAALSGGGQGGEQAASTSTEGQPDWARRMKRAETIRHGASAAGQAVRSGDHGGSGSSVDLSEGER, from the coding sequence TGCTGGGTAGCGATGTCGGATATCTCGCAACGACGCTTGCGGCGATCGACATCACACTCGCCGCGTTGTTCTGGAGTTGGGGGCCGGACGAGGACATCATCGCGCGCCTCGTCAAGAAGACGCTCTTCGTCGGCGTCTTTGCTTACCTCATCGGCAACTGGAATAGCCTGGCGCGCATCGTTTTCGAAAGCTTCGCCGTTCTTGGGCTGAAAGCTTCCGGTGCAAGCCTCTCCGCATCGGATTTCCTGCGACCGGGAAAGATCGCTCAAGTCGGCCTCGATGCCGGCCGGCCGTTGCTCGATTCGATCTCGAACCTGATGGGCTACATCAGTTTTTTCGAGAATTTCGTCCAGATCGTCGTCCTCCTGTTCGCCTGGGTCGTGGTGCTGCTCGCCTTCTTCATTCTGGCGATCCAGCTATTCGTCACCCTGATCGAGTTCAAGCTCACGACGCTGGCGGGCTTCGTGCTGATTCCCTTTGGCTTGTTTGGCAAGACCGCCTTTGCGGCCGAGCGGGTCTTGGGCAACGTCATATCCTCCGGCATCAAGGTCCTGGTCCTGGCTGTCATCGTCGGCATCGGATCGACCTTATTCTCGCAGTTCACCGCTGGCTTCGGCGGCGCACAGCCGACCATTGAAGACGCGATGACCCTGGTGCTCGCGGCGCTCTCGCTATTGGGCCTCGGTATCTTTGGTCCCGGAATCGCAAACGGCTTGGTGTCCGGCGGGCCGCAGCTCGGCGCCGGCGCCGCGATTGGAACAGGCCTTGCTGCTGGCGGTGTTGTTGCGGCCGGCGCAGGTCTCGCCGCTGGCGGTGCTGGTCTCGCCGGTAGCACGATTGCAGGCGCCGCGCGTGGTGGCGGTGCCGTCGTGAGCGGCGTATCTGCGGCCTATCGAAGTGGCGGCCTTGCCGGCGTCGCGGAGGCTGGTGGTCCGGCTGCCATGAGCCCGTTGCGTCGAGCTGGGGCTGCGCTCAGCGGTGGTGGGCAAGGAGGCGAGCAGGCCGCGAGCACTTCGACCGAAGGGCAGCCCGATTGGGCGCGGCGCATGAAGCGTGCCGAGACTATTCGGCACGGTGCGTCGGCAGCCGGACAGGCGGTTCGCTCAGGCGATCACGGCGGCAGCGGCTCTTCTGTCGATTTGTCTGAAGGAGAGCGCTGA
- the trbF gene encoding conjugal transfer protein TrbF, with protein MFKRPSVQYGRMPEPVTPYQKAAQVWDERIGSARVQAKNWRLMAFGCLMLSAGLATGLVWQSSRGSITPWVVEVDHLGQAQRVAPATFDYQPTDAQIAYHLARFIEDVRGLPADGIVLRQNWLRAYDFTTDRGAAALNDYARNNDPFAKLGKAQISVDVSSVIRASSESFRVAWTQRVYDNGSLSSTERWTAILSIVIETPRDAEHLRKNPLGVYVRAINWSKELSQ; from the coding sequence ATGTTCAAACGACCTTCCGTTCAGTACGGGCGCATGCCCGAGCCCGTTACGCCTTATCAAAAGGCTGCGCAGGTTTGGGACGAACGTATTGGATCAGCGCGCGTGCAAGCTAAGAACTGGCGCCTGATGGCGTTCGGCTGCCTCATGCTCTCCGCCGGCCTTGCCACGGGCCTTGTCTGGCAGTCGAGCCGAGGCTCGATCACGCCCTGGGTGGTGGAGGTCGATCATCTCGGCCAAGCCCAGAGGGTCGCGCCAGCCACCTTCGACTATCAACCCACAGACGCGCAGATCGCCTACCATCTGGCGCGCTTCATCGAGGATGTCAGAGGGCTACCTGCCGACGGCATCGTTCTGCGCCAGAATTGGCTTCGCGCCTATGATTTTACGACCGACCGCGGTGCGGCCGCACTCAACGACTATGCGCGCAACAATGACCCCTTCGCAAAGCTAGGCAAGGCGCAGATCTCCGTCGACGTATCGAGCGTCATTCGCGCGTCGTCGGAGAGCTTTCGCGTCGCGTGGACCCAGCGCGTCTACGACAACGGCTCGCTAAGCTCGACCGAGCGCTGGACTGCAATTCTCTCGATCGTGATCGAGACACCCCGCGATGCCGAACACCTGCGCAAGAACCCCCTTGGCGTCTACGTGCGCG